From Rutidosis leptorrhynchoides isolate AG116_Rl617_1_P2 chromosome 3, CSIRO_AGI_Rlap_v1, whole genome shotgun sequence, a single genomic window includes:
- the LOC139899640 gene encoding ADP,ATP carrier protein 1, mitochondrial-like, with product MADQNHHLAVTRRVASQLHLSQYSQAQYGALNRPAPTQSRFTYGNYSNAGFNYAMTRSLVTANASPVFVQAPSEKGPYGFAIDFLMGGVSAAVSKTAAAPIERIKLLIQNQDEMLKSGRLQQPYKGIGDCFKRTIADEGIVALWRGNTANVIRYFPTQALNFAFKDYFKSLFSFKKGRDPYWKVFGGNIASGGFAGTSSLLFVFSLDYARTRLANDAKAAKKGGERQFNGLIDVYKKTYASDGIAGLYRGFNLSAVGIFVYRGLYFGLYDSLKPILLTGKLEDSFFASFALGWLITNGAGLASYPIDTVRRRMMMTSGEAVKYKNSLDAFSQIVKKEGVKSLFKGGGANILRAVAGAGVLAGYDKLQVIVFGKKYGSGGG from the exons ATGGCTGATCAGAATCATCATTTAGCTGTTACAAGGAGAGTAGCCAGTCAACTACACCTTTCTCAATATTCTCAAGCTCAGTACGGTGCGTTGAACCGACCTGCTCCAACCCAAAGTCGATTCACATATGGAAATTACTCAAATGCAGGGTTCAATTATGCAATGACACGATCTTTAGTGACTGCAAATGCTTCTCCTGTGTTTGTTCAAGCACCATCAGAGAAAGGACCTTATGGGTTTGCAATTGATTTTCTTATGGGCGGTGTTTCAGCTGCTGTCTCGAAAACCGCTGCTGCTCCAATTGAGCGTATTAAGCTTTTGATTCAAAACCAAGATGAGATGCTCAAGAGTGGCCGTCTTCAACAACCATACAAGGGTATCGGAGACTGTTTCAAAAGAACAATCGCTGATGAAGGAATTGTGGCTTTGTGGAGAGGAAACACTGCTAATGTTATCCGTTACTTTCCTACTCAG GCACTTAACTTTGCATTCAAGGATTACTTTAAGAGTTTGTTCAGCTTTAAGAAAGGGCGTGATCCATACTGGAAAGTGTTTGGTGGTAACATTGCATCTGGTGGTTTTGCTGGTACATCGTCCTTACTTTTTGTATTCTCACTGGATTATGCTAGAACTCGTTTGGCTAATGATGCCAAGGCGGCAAAGAAGGGTGGAGAGAGGCAGTTTAATGGTCTAATTGATGTGTACAAGAAGACGTACGCATCAGACGGTATTGCTGGGTTATACCGTGGGTTTAACCTTTCAGCTGTTGGCATCTTTGTGTACCGTGGTTTGTATTTTGGACTCTATGACTCCCTAAAACCAATTCTTCTCACTGGAAAATTGGAG GATAGTTTCTTCGCTAGTTTTGCTCTGGGTTGGCTCATTACCAATGGTGCTGGGCTTGCCTCGTACCCGATTGACACAGTGCGAAGAAGAATGATGATGACATCAGGTGAAGCAGTCAAGTACAAGAACTCATTGGACGCATTTAGCCAGATTGTGAAGAAAGAAGGTGTCAAATCGTTGTTCAAGGGTGGAGGTGCTAACATACTCAGAGCTGTGGCTGGTGCTGGTGTGCTTGCTGGTTACGATAAGCTTCAGGTCATCGTCTTTGGAAAGAAGTATGGCTCCGGTGGAGGCTAA